Within Bactrocera oleae isolate idBacOlea1 chromosome 6, idBacOlea1, whole genome shotgun sequence, the genomic segment atgcaacacactctaagtgttgcgttgccgaaccgctatacttgcagcgctataccggcagcgctatAACGGCAGCGCTGGccgcccgtcataaaatttttttttcgcttaatctaatcgcgatcagtcaaaattttttgcggatttcgttactttaatgtttattgcaaaatactaaaaaaaaatttaattttttgagggagaagtcattaaaattttcatttcttaacttaaaagttaattaacaatttgaaaaaaaaaattatttaaattcatacatattttttcaaagtaaaagttttgaactataactcctgaaaatttcattaaaaaatcaccaatagttttctagttattaattttttaactaaatatagtaaaaattttcaattaaaaaaaaattgttgttaaaattaaaattaaaaaaactgagcgggGGATTACTTGCTCAGGATGACtgctttatgaaaaaatactcacatttaaattcgatgatcaagtggaaaatgggggggtccacttgacgtgtttttactcatgtATAACATAAGTGGTATAACTAAgctacaaattaagatacaaaaatttaaatcggTGCAGATAATGGCAGTAGGATGGAGCATTTGGGGTTTGGAATTTTTGTAAAAGTGGGGGTGGCCCCGCTGGGTTTGATTGAGATATTACACAATCCACTACAGCTACcaaacttgtaaaaaaaaactagtcTTTCTACAACCCTTTTATCCACTGTGAAGTTTTGGAAAATCAGCTGAATAACTATGCCCACCTCTCATATAACGTTTACGTTGGAGTCCAATGAAATTGCGATAACATTGCTAAGGAAATACAATACGTCAGAAACATTAAACACACAAGGGGCTTTGTAGGAATCGGTGGAAAAATAATACAATGGGAGTGAATCGCCCACCTTTAGATGAAATCGTGTATCTTAGGAACTACTGGActtaaaaccaaatttggtgcaaaaAATTTTCCCGACATTCCGATGTTACATTGtgaaaaaaatcacaattttaaattctatgtgATTTACTCAATTTACAGTATTATTGAAACTcaaagaaacattaaatttcttgccaaaataatgttttactttcatatttttttttaccttcttGAAAATGTTTAGCCATTTGTTTAGTTGAAAGAAAACTATTTATGATCAAACATAGAAATCAAGGTTAGCGCATATCGATTTATAAAGAATatggtatttttttgttttttatattttcatcaaaCAGTAACTGCCTAAATAAAAGCGGCATCGTCAAATTACTGTCAAAAATCCTCATGCCCATAGATTTTGTATGgcgcatacataaataaacgcGGCGGCAACGCTGAAGGGTTGAAAAATTTTGACAGCACGTTAAGAAGTAAAGTTGGttgcagaaaacaaaaaaattgtaatttttctgaaaaatctTTTCCTACCTTATTTTGGGGTGGCGCGTCGGCATTAACGTGCCGCTCAACGCTTTTATTTAGGTATCCAGGAAAACTGCACAAAAAATGAACGTAGATACATATCAAAAATACTGTTTGATTTaactttttctttgttttttttacctTCATTTCCTTaaacacttttaaaaattaaaataaagcaaaatatttataaaattcaggTACTATACTTTATTACAAATTCAGATACTATAAATTAAGTTATAATCTAGAAATTACTATTAGATGCAAAATACTCATggtaatatatgtattaatatcaCAGTACATTTTAGAGAGCGTTAGCGTTTCTTAAAACTGATTCAATCCAATCAACATACTTGCTGACTCGTGTATATATTCCCGGAAGTCCAGGTCTAGCGCATCCGATTCCCGTTGAAACAATTCCAACTAATATTTTATCTTTCATAATTAGTGGACCTCCAGAATCAGCCTAAATAGTTTGTTAGTTGTTATTTATTGTGTTAACTTATACAGACACATAAATGTACATACGTTCACAATTACATGATACTTACCCAACAAGAATCTGCTCCCCCGTTTTTGAATCCGGCACATAGTTGGGTGTCTGAGATTATACTGCTCGGATTcccatttattttataaaatttctcgcAACTAGTATTATTCCAGATTTTCACGGTAACCTTTTTTAAAATGTCTGCCTTGTGACCTTCTTCTTGATTTTCATCTGTCCATCCCCAACCAGATACTATTGCTAATTGATTTTCGTATTCTATAAGAGGTTTTTCAACACCAACACATATTGGTTTGACACGTTCTGTAAATTTTAAAGGTTCATCCAACTGAAGTAGAGCTGAATTAGCAAAGAGGATTCATGATTTATATTTACGagtaaattgaaaacaaaaaattttagcaTACCAATATCATGTTTCACGTTGGTGCACTCATATTTTGGATAAGGtataatacttttaaagttAACGCGAacaggagtcgatttttcggcTGAATTACCATTAAGATACTGTGATATACTGTGGAGACCTATAACACCTTGGATTTGTGATGTTTGATAAATCTTGTTCAATCCATTGCAGACACAATGTCCAGCCGTCACAAGCCACCGATCATTTAAAATACTAGCGCCACAAAAATGTCCTCCACGTCGCATAAGGCTTACAATAAATGGTAAT encodes:
- the LOC106622089 gene encoding trypsin 3A1, giving the protein MLKIYLTVLIIINGVGGQISFSSLPCTHRSPKIVGGSEAEKSELPFIVSLMRRGGHFCGASILNDRWLVTAGHCVCNGLNKIYQTSQIQGVIGLHSISQYLNGNSAEKSTPVRVNFKSIIPYPKYECTNVKHDIALLQLDEPLKFTERVKPICVGVEKPLIEYENQLAIVSGWGWTDENQEEGHKADILKKVTVKIWNNTSCEKFYKINGNPSSIISDTQLCAGFKNGGADSCWADSGGPLIMKDKILVGIVSTGIGCARPGLPGIYTRVSKYVDWIESVLRNANAL